A genomic window from Gemmatimonadales bacterium includes:
- the nrfH gene encoding cytochrome c nitrite reductase small subunit, with protein MIELLRRIAGSTTAKLALAGTFGLAVGTGGYTFVYAKGASYLGHDPAACANCHIMGEQYAGWLKASHRAVAACNDCHTPSNFVGKYVTKASNGFWHSFAFTSGRFPEPLRIKPRNRAVTERRCRECHQDIVVAIEGPHSPEREISCINCHRTVGHL; from the coding sequence ATGATCGAGCTCTTGCGGCGGATCGCCGGCAGCACGACCGCGAAACTGGCGTTGGCCGGCACCTTCGGTCTCGCCGTGGGCACCGGCGGCTACACTTTCGTATACGCCAAGGGCGCCTCGTACCTCGGCCACGATCCCGCCGCGTGCGCCAACTGCCACATCATGGGCGAGCAATACGCGGGATGGCTCAAGGCCAGCCACCGCGCGGTCGCCGCCTGCAACGACTGCCACACGCCATCCAACTTCGTCGGCAAGTACGTCACCAAGGCTTCCAACGGCTTCTGGCACTCTTTCGCCTTCACGTCGGGCCGGTTCCCCGAGCCGCTCCGCATCAAGCCGCGGAACCGGGCCGTCACCGAGCGCCGCTGCCGCGAATGCCATCAGGACATCGTCGTCGCGATCGAGGGTCCGCACAGTCCGGAGAGGGAGATCTCGTGCATCAACTGTCACCGTACGGTCGGTCACCTGTGA